A window of the Streptomyces albireticuli genome harbors these coding sequences:
- a CDS encoding DUF779 domain-containing protein yields MSPRDTRPTTPRGDARQSLRVALTPRAAELVRRLRAEHGPLMFHQSGGCCDGSSPMCYPYGEFRTGASDVLLAELGVDGVAEPVGFWMSADQFERWRHTHLTVDVVAGRGSGFSLEAPEGVRFLVRSRLLTDDETRRLGPEG; encoded by the coding sequence ATGAGCCCACGCGACACCCGCCCCACGACTCCGCGGGGCGACGCGCGGCAGAGCCTGCGCGTCGCCCTCACCCCGCGCGCCGCCGAGCTCGTGCGCAGGCTGCGCGCGGAGCACGGCCCTCTGATGTTCCATCAGTCCGGCGGCTGCTGCGACGGCAGTTCGCCCATGTGCTACCCGTACGGCGAATTCCGTACGGGCGCCTCCGACGTGCTGCTCGCGGAGCTCGGCGTCGACGGCGTGGCCGAGCCGGTCGGGTTCTGGATGTCGGCCGACCAGTTCGAGCGCTGGCGCCACACCCACCTCACGGTGGACGTGGTCGCCGGGCGCGGCAGCGGCTTCTCCCTGGAAGCCCCGGAGGGGGTGCGCTTCCTGGTCCGGTCACGCCTGCTCACGGACGACGAGACCCGCCGCCTCGGGCCGGAAGGCTGA
- a CDS encoding RICIN domain-containing protein yields the protein MRSSFRVFGVLASATALLLGVTEMTGASAADAGAGGPAVEVTPGAERHWMRNFNSAQCLAVPGGSTQQGTGLIQWPCGNWHDQSWSYYNE from the coding sequence ATGAGGTCGAGCTTCCGCGTGTTCGGAGTACTTGCTTCCGCTACGGCACTGCTGCTCGGGGTCACCGAAATGACCGGCGCGTCCGCCGCCGACGCCGGCGCCGGCGGCCCTGCCGTCGAGGTCACGCCCGGGGCGGAGCGCCACTGGATGCGCAACTTCAACAGTGCTCAGTGCCTGGCCGTGCCGGGTGGGAGCACACAGCAGGGCACCGGGCTGATCCAGTGGCCCTGCGGGAACTGGCACGATCAGTCCTGGAGCTACTACAACGAATGA
- a CDS encoding putative bifunctional diguanylate cyclase/phosphodiesterase, with protein sequence MIYPATATPMTRDEFEQHLVPLVERLAAALRAPGFDPAPAAEVGAALVKAHCTDPGTLPLVLGAVDTHLLACCPPGDGVLAPEEARARCARIQHAVAEGFARALRERTLAEQEALSRAALAAQAETERALHTSEARFRAVFEGAAIGVGIADVDGRIMDVNDALTRMFGSVAHEVTGRNVGEMVHPDDAPGIWGLYRELVRGDRDYYRVEKPYYRSDGSVLWTDLTVSLLRDAHGRPQYQLALMEDITERRLLHEQLRYEATHDALTGLPNRTLFFEALDRALDTAGDGPARFGLCYLDLDGFKAVNDSLGHAVGDQLLVAVAERLRSCVTAPEQLVARLGGDEFVALLTGPSAPSDATALARRMLAALAEPVRLEGRDLSVRASIGIVDGTAGGRDAAEVLRSADITMYRAKAAGGNRYELADADCDARAIARHSLTNGLPAALENGEFFIEYQPLVRLTDGSVRGAEALVRWLHPVHGVLGPDQFIPLAESTGLIVPLGRWVLEEAARQARAWRSEGKCRAPMRVNVNLSPSQLRYPSLVAETVAILENAGLPPSALCLEVTENALIGADEEELRPLRQLADMGVDIALDDFGTGYSNLSYLRRLPVSTLKLDRSFTRGMQCSPADPVDVKIVEGIVSLAHTLDLSVTVEGVETGTQAEHLRGLGCDTAQGWYYARPGPPERLCALASADASL encoded by the coding sequence GTGATCTACCCGGCCACCGCGACGCCCATGACCCGCGACGAGTTCGAGCAGCACCTCGTCCCCCTCGTCGAGCGGCTCGCCGCCGCCCTGCGCGCCCCCGGCTTCGACCCCGCGCCCGCCGCCGAGGTCGGCGCCGCGCTCGTCAAGGCCCACTGCACCGACCCCGGCACCCTGCCGCTGGTCCTCGGCGCCGTCGACACCCACCTCCTCGCGTGCTGCCCGCCCGGCGACGGCGTCCTCGCGCCCGAGGAGGCCCGCGCCCGCTGCGCGCGGATCCAGCACGCCGTCGCCGAGGGCTTCGCCCGCGCCCTGCGCGAGCGCACCCTCGCCGAGCAGGAGGCCCTCTCCCGCGCCGCGCTCGCCGCGCAGGCGGAGACCGAGCGGGCCCTGCACACCAGCGAGGCCCGGTTCCGGGCGGTGTTCGAGGGCGCGGCCATCGGCGTCGGCATCGCCGACGTCGACGGCCGCATCATGGACGTCAACGACGCCCTGACCCGGATGTTCGGCAGCGTGGCCCACGAGGTGACGGGCCGGAACGTGGGCGAGATGGTCCACCCCGACGACGCGCCCGGCATATGGGGCCTCTACCGCGAGCTCGTCCGCGGCGACCGCGACTACTACCGCGTCGAGAAGCCGTACTACCGCAGCGACGGCAGCGTCCTGTGGACCGACCTGACGGTGTCCCTGCTGCGCGACGCCCACGGGCGCCCCCAGTACCAGCTGGCGCTCATGGAGGACATCACCGAGCGCCGCCTCCTGCACGAGCAGCTGCGCTACGAGGCCACCCACGACGCCCTCACCGGCCTGCCCAACCGCACCCTCTTCTTCGAGGCCCTGGACCGGGCGCTCGACACGGCCGGGGACGGCCCCGCCCGCTTCGGCCTGTGCTACCTCGACCTCGACGGTTTCAAGGCCGTCAACGACAGCCTCGGCCACGCGGTCGGCGACCAGCTGCTGGTCGCCGTCGCCGAGCGGCTGCGCTCCTGCGTCACCGCGCCGGAGCAGCTCGTCGCCCGCCTGGGCGGCGACGAGTTCGTGGCCCTGCTCACCGGCCCGTCCGCGCCGAGCGACGCCACCGCGCTGGCCCGCCGGATGCTGGCCGCCCTCGCCGAGCCCGTCCGCCTCGAAGGCCGCGACCTGTCCGTACGGGCCAGCATCGGCATCGTCGACGGGACCGCGGGCGGGCGCGACGCGGCCGAGGTGCTGCGCAGCGCCGACATCACGATGTACCGCGCCAAGGCGGCCGGCGGCAATCGCTACGAGCTCGCCGACGCGGACTGCGACGCCCGCGCCATCGCCCGGCACAGCCTGACCAACGGCCTGCCCGCGGCGCTGGAGAACGGCGAGTTCTTCATCGAGTACCAGCCGCTGGTCCGGCTCACCGACGGCAGCGTGCGGGGCGCCGAGGCGCTCGTACGCTGGCTGCATCCCGTGCACGGCGTGCTCGGGCCCGACCAGTTCATCCCGCTCGCCGAGAGCACGGGCCTGATAGTGCCGCTCGGCCGCTGGGTGCTGGAGGAGGCGGCCCGGCAGGCCCGCGCCTGGCGGAGCGAGGGCAAGTGCCGGGCCCCGATGCGGGTCAACGTCAACCTCTCGCCGTCCCAGCTGCGCTACCCCTCGCTCGTCGCCGAGACGGTCGCGATCCTGGAGAACGCCGGCCTGCCGCCGTCCGCCCTCTGCCTGGAGGTCACCGAGAACGCGCTGATCGGCGCCGACGAGGAGGAGCTGCGCCCGCTGCGGCAGCTCGCCGACATGGGCGTGGACATCGCCCTCGACGACTTCGGCACCGGCTACTCCAACCTCTCCTACCTGCGCCGGCTGCCCGTCAGCACGCTCAAGCTCGACCGCTCCTTCACCCGCGGCATGCAGTGCTCGCCCGCCGACCCCGTCGATGTGAAGATCGTCGAGGGGATCGTGTCCCTCGCCCACACCCTCGACCTGTCGGTGACGGTCGAGGGCGTCGAGACGGGCACGCAGGCGGAGCACCTGCGGGGGCTCGGCTGCGACACGGCGCAGGGCTGGTACTACGCCCGGCCGGGGCCGCCGGAGCGGCTGTGCGCGCTGGCGTCGGCGGACGCGTCGCTGTGA
- a CDS encoding cytochrome P450: MGTCQEGNGKDGSREDPGARGRGGEPEGRPGEDHGSGREAGLRTGRESERGTGPESGRSGGPAGAPPPAPRAAPPVPGAWPVAGHALSMMRSPLDFVTSLAAHGDVVRLRLGPLPVHAVTHPELVQRVLVDDARHFERGRLFEKAALFFGGGVGTVSGAAHVKQRRTLQPAFQRGKVADYTPLVREAVEEAVARWRPGQVLPVTDVMNDLSFAMLTNTLFTVGFTREAAAAVQRSVPVLLRGAMVRTILPEWWTRLPTPGNRRFTRAIDDMGEAVDGAIAAYRGEGKDHGDLLSMLLALRDENGAGLTDRQIHDQVINFAIAGIETTGATLAWLFHELGRDPEAEARVHEELDTVLGGRPPRHEDLPALKFTGRVVMEVLRLYAVWMFTRRTLAPVRLGDVVIPAGGEVLYSPYALHHDARWFPAPDTFDPDRWLTARSAALPKGAFIPFGAGAHKCIGNTYAFTEALVAAAVICQRWRLCPIPGTRVRKTATIDVHPDHLPMTVEPREPATR, translated from the coding sequence GTGGGGACATGCCAGGAAGGGAACGGCAAGGACGGCTCGAGGGAGGACCCGGGGGCGAGGGGGCGAGGGGGCGAGCCCGAGGGCCGGCCGGGCGAGGACCACGGTTCGGGGCGCGAGGCCGGCCTCCGGACCGGCCGGGAGTCCGAGCGCGGGACCGGGCCGGAGAGCGGCAGGTCGGGCGGCCCGGCCGGCGCGCCGCCTCCCGCGCCGCGCGCCGCCCCGCCGGTGCCGGGCGCGTGGCCGGTGGCGGGGCACGCGCTGTCGATGATGAGGAGCCCGCTCGACTTCGTCACCTCGCTGGCCGCGCACGGCGACGTCGTACGGCTCCGGCTGGGTCCGCTGCCCGTGCACGCGGTCACCCACCCGGAGCTGGTGCAGCGCGTCCTCGTCGACGACGCCCGGCACTTCGAACGGGGCCGGCTCTTCGAGAAGGCGGCGCTGTTCTTCGGCGGGGGCGTGGGGACGGTGTCGGGCGCGGCGCACGTCAAGCAGCGCCGCACGCTCCAGCCGGCCTTCCAGCGGGGGAAGGTGGCGGACTACACCCCGTTGGTGCGCGAGGCCGTGGAGGAGGCGGTGGCGCGGTGGCGGCCGGGCCAGGTGCTCCCGGTGACGGACGTGATGAACGACCTCTCGTTCGCGATGCTGACCAACACCCTCTTCACGGTGGGGTTCACGCGCGAGGCCGCCGCGGCGGTCCAGCGCAGCGTCCCGGTCCTGCTGCGCGGCGCGATGGTCCGTACGATCCTGCCCGAGTGGTGGACCAGGCTGCCCACCCCGGGGAACCGCCGCTTCACGCGGGCGATCGACGACATGGGCGAGGCCGTGGACGGGGCGATCGCGGCGTACCGGGGGGAGGGCAAGGACCACGGGGACCTGCTGTCGATGCTGCTGGCCCTGCGCGACGAGAACGGCGCGGGGCTGACGGACCGACAGATCCACGACCAGGTGATCAATTTCGCGATAGCGGGCATCGAGACGACCGGCGCGACCCTGGCGTGGCTCTTCCACGAACTGGGCCGCGACCCGGAGGCGGAAGCCCGGGTGCACGAGGAACTGGACACCGTCCTGGGCGGCCGCCCGCCCCGCCACGAGGACCTGCCGGCCCTGAAGTTCACCGGCAGGGTCGTCATGGAGGTGCTGCGCCTGTACGCGGTGTGGATGTTCACGCGGCGTACGCTCGCGCCGGTCCGGCTGGGGGACGTCGTGATCCCCGCGGGCGGGGAGGTCCTCTACAGCCCGTACGCCCTCCACCACGACGCCCGCTGGTTCCCCGCCCCCGACACCTTCGACCCGGACCGCTGGCTCACGGCCAGGTCGGCCGCCCTGCCGAAGGGCGCCTTCATCCCCTTCGGCGCCGGCGCCCACAAGTGCATCGGCAACACCTACGCCTTCACGGAGGCCCTGGTGGCGGCGGCCGTCATCTGCCAGCGCTGGCGCCTGTGCCCGATCCCCGGCACCCGCGTCCGCAAGACGGCCACGATAGACGTCCACCCGGACCACCTGCCGATGACCGTGGAACCCCGCGAGCCGGCGACACGATGA
- a CDS encoding GGDEF domain-containing protein, whose protein sequence is MNLLLQVLPIAAPTLGWATHALVLARRLRTARTDPLTGLMRREEFTSRAQRAIRHPDAAVLLLDLNGFKQINDTHGHAVGDQVIAATGRRLALWCRERGGFAARLGGDEFTAVVRLAPDTDPDAELTYGLSARLSAPLETDAATLSPRASIGLCRVGHRPGAGLPELLRGADEAMYTAKRLGQHWRPAGPVDVYATTNGRRAGRPGTHLILLPTVRRKAS, encoded by the coding sequence ATGAACCTGCTGCTCCAGGTCTTACCCATAGCCGCCCCCACCCTCGGCTGGGCCACCCACGCGCTCGTCCTCGCCCGCCGGCTCCGTACCGCCCGCACCGACCCGCTGACGGGCCTGATGCGCCGTGAGGAGTTCACCTCCCGCGCGCAGCGGGCGATCCGGCACCCGGACGCCGCGGTGCTGCTCCTGGACCTCAACGGCTTCAAGCAGATCAACGACACCCACGGTCACGCGGTGGGCGACCAGGTCATCGCGGCGACCGGCCGGCGCCTGGCGCTCTGGTGCCGGGAGCGGGGCGGGTTCGCGGCGCGGCTGGGCGGCGACGAGTTCACCGCCGTCGTCCGGCTCGCCCCGGACACGGACCCCGACGCCGAACTGACCTATGGGCTCTCGGCCCGGCTCTCCGCGCCCCTCGAGACCGACGCGGCGACGCTCTCCCCACGGGCCTCGATAGGCCTCTGCCGGGTCGGCCACCGCCCCGGCGCCGGGCTCCCGGAGCTGCTGCGGGGCGCGGACGAGGCGATGTACACGGCCAAGCGGCTGGGCCAGCACTGGCGCCCGGCCGGCCCCGTGGACGTCTACGCCACCACCAACGGCCGGCGCGCGGGCCGGCCGGGCACCCACCTGATCCTGCTGCCCACCGTGCGACGGAAGGCCTCGTGA
- a CDS encoding SAM-dependent methyltransferase: protein MERPTWAPPGIDISVPSVSRIYDYFLGGSHNFEADREAGRRAMVAFPGLPKIMQANRAFLRRAVRYAVGQGVTQFLDIGSGIPTFGNVHEIARAADPATRVVYVDHDPVAVAHSRAVLDGDPRAAVVAADLRDPRAVLASDEVVGLLDLDRPVALLLVAVLHFTPDGDDPWGAVAELREALAPGSLLVLTHASTDVGPMKPEEGEAVEGVYRRAGSPLHMRPRAEVARFFDGFEMVEPGLVSMPAWRPDPVNGGRGAPPAPADDPAMHVGFGGVGHKP, encoded by the coding sequence ATCGAGCGTCCTACCTGGGCCCCACCGGGCATCGACATCTCGGTGCCGAGCGTGTCCCGTATCTACGACTACTTCCTGGGTGGTTCGCACAATTTCGAGGCCGACCGGGAGGCCGGGCGCCGCGCCATGGTCGCCTTCCCGGGGCTGCCGAAGATCATGCAGGCGAACCGGGCCTTCCTGCGGCGCGCCGTGCGCTACGCCGTCGGGCAGGGCGTCACCCAGTTCCTGGACATCGGCTCCGGCATACCGACCTTCGGCAACGTCCACGAGATCGCGCGCGCCGCGGACCCCGCCACGCGCGTCGTCTACGTCGACCACGACCCGGTCGCCGTCGCCCACAGCCGGGCCGTCCTGGACGGCGACCCCCGTGCCGCCGTGGTGGCCGCGGACCTCCGGGACCCGCGGGCCGTCCTGGCCAGCGACGAGGTCGTGGGCCTGCTCGACCTGGACCGGCCCGTGGCCCTGCTCCTCGTCGCCGTGCTGCACTTCACGCCGGACGGGGACGACCCCTGGGGCGCCGTCGCGGAGCTGCGCGAGGCGCTCGCCCCGGGCAGCCTGCTGGTCCTCACCCACGCGTCGACCGACGTCGGCCCGATGAAGCCGGAGGAGGGCGAGGCCGTGGAGGGCGTCTACCGCAGGGCGGGCTCGCCGCTGCACATGCGCCCGCGCGCCGAGGTGGCCCGCTTCTTCGACGGCTTCGAGATGGTCGAGCCGGGCCTGGTGTCCATGCCGGCCTGGCGCCCCGATCCGGTCAACGGCGGGCGGGGCGCGCCACCGGCCCCGGCCGACGACCCCGCGATGCACGTGGGGTTCGGCGGAGTGGGGCACAAGCCATGA
- a CDS encoding MFS transporter, with amino-acid sequence MRARTGRRGAGTGPTVTARRIIRLNYGFQLLFNLLWWMPVFYAYQKAAGLSDGQIFGIQSIYYVAFCLFEIPTGLIADRIGTRNCLLAGAVVMTAANLAPVVSASYTGFLVHFLAIAAGRSLTSGAASAYLYDGLRAEKCDEHYLRAEGTARALGLVAKVVCWPLVGPLMAVAHPAPYVLSAASAAGSLACAVALPRLAGAGGGTGKTDGGHGGGAFLRDAGAALRCVASSRWLTLVMVQGVAVFTLSRICQVNLFQPILLDHGIAEASHGSVMAAMTVAEAVASARPQWLSRRLPPVAWVSLLSLALAGSLAAMTFGGPWAVVALLCLFAAATGFAYPIQRKLVNDAVPTHAPRATLLSVESIVDRAVCALAAIAAGAYLAAGRLDALLWHSAVATAVLLGIFQLLLRSGVVRRESPGRGVRPGGPGETRAGAADRPGTARNRARKPL; translated from the coding sequence GTGAGGGCGCGCACCGGCCGGCGGGGGGCGGGCACCGGCCCGACCGTCACCGCCCGCCGGATCATCCGGCTCAACTACGGCTTCCAGCTGCTGTTCAACCTGCTGTGGTGGATGCCGGTGTTCTACGCCTACCAGAAGGCGGCCGGGCTCTCGGACGGGCAGATCTTCGGCATCCAGAGCATCTACTACGTGGCCTTCTGCCTGTTCGAGATCCCGACGGGCCTGATCGCCGACCGGATCGGCACCCGCAACTGCCTGCTCGCCGGCGCGGTGGTCATGACCGCGGCGAACCTGGCTCCGGTGGTCAGCGCCTCCTACACCGGCTTCCTCGTCCACTTCCTGGCCATCGCCGCGGGCCGTTCCCTCACCTCGGGAGCGGCCAGCGCCTACCTGTACGACGGTCTGCGCGCCGAGAAGTGCGACGAGCACTACCTGAGGGCGGAGGGCACCGCTCGGGCGCTGGGGCTCGTCGCGAAGGTCGTGTGCTGGCCGCTGGTCGGGCCCCTGATGGCCGTGGCGCATCCGGCCCCGTACGTGCTCAGCGCCGCCAGCGCGGCGGGCTCCCTCGCCTGCGCCGTCGCGCTGCCCCGCCTCGCGGGTGCGGGCGGCGGTACGGGGAAGACGGACGGAGGGCACGGGGGCGGTGCGTTCCTGCGGGACGCGGGCGCCGCGCTGCGCTGTGTCGCCTCCTCGCGATGGCTGACCCTGGTGATGGTGCAGGGCGTGGCGGTCTTCACCCTCTCCCGGATCTGCCAGGTCAACCTCTTCCAGCCGATCCTGCTGGACCACGGCATCGCGGAAGCCTCGCACGGCAGTGTGATGGCGGCGATGACGGTGGCGGAGGCGGTGGCATCGGCCCGTCCGCAGTGGCTGAGCCGCCGCCTGCCACCGGTCGCCTGGGTCTCGCTCCTCAGCCTCGCGCTGGCGGGCAGCCTGGCGGCCATGACATTCGGCGGGCCGTGGGCCGTCGTCGCGCTGCTCTGCCTGTTCGCCGCCGCGACCGGCTTCGCGTACCCGATCCAACGCAAGCTGGTGAACGACGCGGTGCCCACGCACGCCCCGCGCGCCACGCTGCTCTCGGTCGAGAGCATCGTGGACCGCGCGGTGTGCGCACTGGCCGCGATCGCCGCGGGCGCCTATCTCGCCGCCGGGCGCCTGGACGCCTTGCTGTGGCACAGCGCGGTCGCCACGGCGGTGCTGCTCGGGATCTTCCAACTGCTTTTGCGCAGCGGGGTGGTCAGGCGGGAGAGCCCCGGCCGAGGAGTTCGACCAGGCGGACCGGGAGAAACGCGGGCCGGTGCGGCCGACCGACCTGGTACGGCACGAAACCGAGCGAGGAAGCCGCTCTGA
- a CDS encoding terpene synthase family protein, which yields MNPPMTMADLHDIFLSYPESWNRPPDPYPVPDPQLEVHRWLDRLSLVTSAGEHLKYGTILRSDLFARHSYPLAPPDRQTTIARLLALWAFHDDRIEGRGTADGEAERMGRAVRGVVAPPGGPGADRYAHAWWDLGQEFRRAGMSERWLRRFGANLTAWYRSTNDEAAMVRSRGRYPGSDVYLAVRHRTAGQQVWLDLLQYAYGRELSAAEHGREIRTAYHLAEELYVYFNDLYGVEKDANDGMPNLVPLLAREQGVSEIEACREVARMHAGTLGDVCALGHRVCARVPALAWWFEAYQHLLVGITRAHELSPRYAPVQVTEDGSAVRVRVAWRPSCAGEPREKEFAHMEHGVL from the coding sequence ATGAACCCCCCAATGACCATGGCCGACCTGCACGACATATTCCTGTCCTACCCCGAGTCCTGGAACCGCCCGCCCGACCCGTATCCGGTACCCGACCCCCAGCTGGAGGTGCACCGCTGGCTCGACCGGCTCTCGCTGGTCACCTCGGCCGGGGAACACCTGAAGTACGGCACGATCCTGAGGTCCGACCTCTTCGCCCGGCACAGTTACCCGCTCGCCCCGCCGGACCGCCAGACCACCATCGCCAGGCTCCTGGCGCTGTGGGCCTTCCACGACGACCGGATAGAAGGGCGCGGCACGGCCGACGGGGAGGCCGAGCGGATGGGGCGGGCGGTCCGCGGCGTCGTGGCCCCGCCCGGCGGGCCGGGAGCGGACCGCTACGCCCACGCCTGGTGGGACCTGGGCCAGGAGTTCCGGCGGGCGGGCATGAGCGAGCGGTGGCTCCGGAGGTTCGGGGCCAACCTCACCGCGTGGTACCGCTCCACGAACGACGAGGCCGCGATGGTGAGGTCGCGGGGCCGGTACCCCGGCAGCGACGTGTACCTCGCCGTCCGGCACCGCACCGCCGGCCAGCAGGTCTGGCTCGACCTCCTCCAGTACGCGTACGGCAGGGAGCTGTCCGCGGCGGAACACGGCAGGGAGATCCGGACCGCGTACCACCTGGCGGAGGAGCTGTACGTCTACTTCAACGACCTGTACGGGGTGGAGAAGGACGCGAACGACGGCATGCCGAACCTCGTCCCCCTGCTCGCGCGCGAGCAGGGCGTCAGCGAGATCGAGGCGTGCCGGGAGGTCGCCCGCATGCACGCCGGGACCCTGGGGGACGTCTGCGCCCTGGGTCACCGCGTCTGCGCGCGCGTGCCGGCCCTGGCGTGGTGGTTCGAGGCGTACCAGCATCTGCTCGTGGGCATCACGCGCGCGCACGAGCTGTCGCCGCGCTATGCGCCGGTGCAGGTGACGGAGGACGGCAGCGCGGTGCGGGTGCGCGTGGCATGGCGGCCGAGCTGTGCGGGGGAGCCGCGGGAGAAGGAATTCGCGCATATGGAGCACGGCGTCCTATGA
- a CDS encoding PEP/pyruvate-binding domain-containing protein: MTAQLLTGAAEPVTDRTVVGENLSLPLFRTLSGVLAGHPYLKVVVDRAENTWHLLDTAAHPFHVDYIATRVLGMDLTTLDADLDAFNASVYMDPGRRFLLGVLSLHTEQDTDDRERTFLVLETTEADTMHGELLTFFYAFVRARVDGRLPLLLKPANHGQEEELASISERCVPRILSHELFGSRTRAPLNPGEATGRLRFFRTREEYAAAEAGLGWADIVAMPCLPDDVPRVAGFLNTAPITPLSHTNVLASGWGIPNAIVRDLEQLVDKDGLDGAWVRYRVREDGISLERLDHEPDLRAPAWHQQRIRLDPPLLEDVPVLALHRLRGADRDRYGTKAANLGELHHVLDSRTADLTAFYGRPRPPREDLYGHLAARLGLNAPSLAELRSAAAAFVATTVGAPEGVALPFALQQHFLASSPALQQGIGKLKMALELDATDVLDSLCLQLQHLIRHTPVPESVTRQISQALPAPADPRGRLVVRSSSNAEDLPGFSAAGVYDSVTTARGAGELLDAVRQVWASLLSPRSVRLRHQVGISLDDTYMGVIVQEYVPASLGGVLVTCDPTRREDFRNVYLNCSPGSPERVVEGSVLPQQYLYNTVEGGGRTVALGSSGDGLSAATRARLADLCLTGRLLQSHFSGSDVDRPLDIEWLMTDRGGFRLVQVRPYAL, translated from the coding sequence ATGACCGCCCAGCTGCTCACCGGTGCCGCCGAACCGGTCACGGACCGCACGGTCGTCGGCGAGAACCTCTCCCTGCCGCTCTTCCGCACCCTCTCCGGGGTCCTGGCGGGACACCCGTACCTCAAGGTCGTCGTCGACCGTGCCGAGAACACCTGGCACCTGCTCGACACCGCCGCGCACCCCTTCCACGTCGACTACATCGCCACCCGCGTTCTGGGCATGGACCTGACCACGCTCGACGCGGACCTCGACGCCTTCAACGCCTCCGTCTACATGGACCCCGGGCGTCGCTTCCTGCTCGGTGTGCTGTCCCTGCACACCGAGCAGGACACGGACGACCGCGAACGCACGTTCCTCGTCCTGGAGACGACCGAGGCCGACACCATGCACGGCGAACTCCTCACGTTCTTCTACGCGTTCGTACGAGCACGGGTCGACGGCCGGCTGCCGCTGCTCCTCAAGCCCGCCAACCACGGGCAGGAGGAGGAACTGGCGTCGATCAGCGAACGGTGCGTGCCGCGCATCCTCAGCCACGAGCTCTTCGGTTCCCGGACCCGCGCCCCGCTCAATCCCGGCGAGGCCACCGGGCGGCTGCGGTTCTTCCGTACGCGCGAGGAGTACGCGGCGGCGGAGGCCGGGCTCGGCTGGGCGGACATCGTGGCCATGCCGTGCCTGCCGGACGACGTCCCCCGGGTCGCCGGATTCCTCAACACCGCGCCGATCACCCCGCTCTCGCACACCAACGTCCTCGCCTCCGGCTGGGGCATACCCAACGCGATCGTGCGCGACCTGGAACAGCTCGTCGACAAGGACGGCCTGGACGGCGCGTGGGTCCGCTACCGGGTCCGCGAGGACGGGATATCCCTCGAACGGCTCGACCACGAACCCGACCTGCGGGCTCCGGCCTGGCACCAGCAGCGCATACGCCTCGACCCGCCGCTGCTCGAAGACGTCCCCGTGCTGGCCCTGCACCGGCTGCGCGGCGCCGACCGCGACCGCTACGGCACCAAGGCGGCCAACCTCGGCGAGCTGCACCACGTACTCGACAGCCGCACGGCCGACCTGACCGCCTTCTACGGGCGGCCCCGCCCGCCGCGCGAGGACCTCTACGGGCATCTCGCGGCCCGCCTCGGCCTGAACGCGCCCTCCCTCGCCGAACTGCGCTCCGCTGCCGCCGCCTTCGTGGCCACGACGGTCGGCGCCCCCGAAGGCGTCGCGCTGCCCTTCGCGCTCCAGCAGCACTTCCTGGCCTCCTCCCCCGCCCTCCAGCAGGGCATCGGCAAGCTCAAGATGGCACTCGAACTCGACGCCACCGACGTCCTGGACTCGCTCTGCCTCCAGCTCCAGCACCTGATCCGGCACACACCCGTCCCCGAGTCGGTCACCCGGCAGATCAGCCAGGCCCTTCCCGCCCCCGCCGACCCGCGCGGCCGCCTGGTGGTGCGCTCCTCGTCCAACGCCGAGGACCTTCCGGGGTTCTCCGCGGCGGGCGTCTACGACTCCGTCACCACCGCCCGCGGAGCCGGCGAACTCCTGGACGCCGTACGCCAGGTGTGGGCCTCGCTGCTCTCGCCCCGCAGCGTGCGCCTTCGCCACCAGGTCGGCATCTCCCTGGACGACACCTACATGGGCGTCATCGTCCAGGAGTACGTCCCCGCCTCGCTCGGCGGCGTTCTGGTGACCTGCGACCCGACCCGTCGCGAGGACTTCCGCAACGTCTACCTCAACTGTTCCCCCGGCTCCCCGGAGCGGGTGGTCGAGGGTTCGGTCCTGCCGCAGCAGTACCTGTACAACACCGTGGAGGGCGGCGGCCGTACCGTCGCCCTGGGTTCCTCGGGCGACGGGCTCTCCGCCGCCACCCGTGCCCGGCTCGCCGACCTGTGCCTGACCGGGCGGCTCCTCCAGTCCCACTTCAGCGGGTCCGACGTGGACCGGCCGCTGGACATCGAGTGGCTGATGACCGACCGGGGCGGCTTCCGGCTGGTCCAGGTCCGCCCGTACGCGCTGTGA